Below is a genomic region from Rhodopirellula bahusiensis.
ACGTTGTACACGGCCGAGCCATCCGCTCGACGCAGCTTCGGCAATTCACGAAGCAACCACGTTTCCGCTCGATCAACCGAATCGCGAACCTGTGCCCTCAAACTTTGATCGGATGAATCCGCCGGCAAGTGCTCGAAAGTGTCAATCAACCCAGCGATTCCCAACGACGTGGTCGCGGCTCGAAACGCATGGTGTGCTCCGGGAACCGGGGCGTAGATATTCAGACCTTTCGTCCGAGTCGGTGATCCCCAAGAACCGTTCGGGTTCTGGTCTTCGAGCATGAACTCGACGCCACGCACGATCGCTGAGCGAATATCCGATTCGGTGGGTGCATCAATTTCAGGTGGCACCGGGGTGCGAGTCACATCAAAGTGCACCACCATCGGCAACTCTTCCGCATGGGATGGCGAGCTCAACACCAGCGGACAAAAGACAGCAATCACCAACACGCAGCGAAAAGCCGATCTTCGAGTGAGCCGAGTGACCAAAGTCATCGTGAAAAATTGTTCGGTTTGCTTGATGTTCATAGCGTTTTCCCGAGGATGGTCACGATCACTTCGTCAGTTCAACGGTTGCCGTCATGGTAGGCTTCACCGCATCAGGCAATTGCCCAACGACCTTCACGGTCGCATCAAACTTGGCTCCCATGAATGGCACCGTCGCAATCGAATCAACGACGCCTTTCACTTCGGCCTTCGGATCAATCGCTGGCTTGATGACGCATGAATCGCCTGTCTTGATGCCCGCCAAATCCGATTCGCTCAACGTCAATCGAACTCGCATCTTTTTGGGCTGGACCACGGTAGCGATGACCTGGTCGGTTGAAACTTTCGCACCCGCCTTGATCGGACTGGGCTTTGCATTGAGAGCACCACGATTGAGTTCTCCATAAAGCAAGATGCCGCCACCAGGAGCTTTGATGACGATCGCCTTTCGTTGCTGGCGAAGCTCTTCGAAGTCGGCTTCCCTTTCGGCCAAAGCTTCGGCGGCCTTTCGACGTTCGATGTCGCGTTTCTTCTTGGCACTGTCGAGGTTGCGAAGGGTTTTCTCATAAGCCATCTGAGCCCGTTCCCAAGTCGCCTCCGTTTGAGCGTCCTCGGCAGGAATGGATTGCTCCATCGTTCGTTTGGATCGGATCTCGGTGCTTTCCAATCGAAACTGAGCGGACTCGACCGAACGCTTGGCACGCTTGAGCACGATCTCTTCGGACTCTTCGGTCAAGTCATCGGCGTCGTACATCTGCTGAAGCTGCTTCAATTCCTCCGCCGCGTTTTCTAACGAAGCCTTGGACGATTTGATGTCGAATTCAGCACTTTTGATTTTTCGATCCCGGTCGACTTGCAAGTAGTTGTCGTAAGCCTGCTTGGCAGACTGACGTGCACGCTCCGCATCTTCGCGATCAAGTTTCTGAGCAGCAACGAATTGGTCAAACGCAAATTGTTCATCCGCCGCGGTGATTCTTGCCAAGCGGATATCGATCTCGGCGGCAGAAAGTTTTTTGTCGATGGATTCAGTGTCAAACCAAACGACCGTCTGGCCCTCTTTGACGTCGGTTCCGTGCGGCAGGATCTTCTTGATCTCGAGTTCACCAAACTGATCCAACCCGTGGTTCAATTCCCAACTTCGAGTCGCCTCGAATGTCCCCTGCACCTTGACCGGTTCAGCAGCCTTTTCTGCTTCTTTGTCCTTCGGCGCGTCGTCCAACGCGAGAAGCGAATTGGCCCCGAGGATCACGCAGAATGCCGCGACGGCGGCTCGAGTCATTCGATTCAACAAACAATTCATGATGTCATTCTCTCAAGGCGATGTGGGACGACAGTGATCGGCAATTTTGTTCGGCCGTCTGTTTCAAGACGGCTCACTTCGGGGTGGTATACCGCCGAAAAAGCGGCGTGGCTTTTCAGAGTATCTCCAGAAATCACCGAATCAATCGACCGAAATACAACGAGTCGATTCCAAGCACTGAAAGAAGGCAGCGCCGCAATCTCGTCGCTAGTTGGCTGTCGCAGGAGGGCTCAGCCCCTCTTCGGTTTCATCATCACCGACGAGCAGTATGAAGGCGAACACCAAACATCCATCGACAATCACCCGACCACGCTGCAACAGTGGTCTCCATTGTACCGTCTGGCGGATGCCAGTTGCCTTCAATCGACATCGGGCAAATCTTCGGCCAGTTCAAGCCAATCATCGTGCCGCCTCAGTCGCTCTGCCACGGCCGGATGTGGCTTTGGCCAAATCTCTGGAAGGTCGCATTCGCCCTCCATTTCGGTCGCAAACGCCAGTTGCTCGCGAGGCGGATCGAACTGGGCGTTCACGCCGGGTTTGTTCCCACGAGCGTCGATCCGAACCCAACCATGCCCCGGCAAATGAACGGCGTTTAAACCGTGCAAGCAGAACGGTGGACCATCGCCATCAACCGACAGTCGCTGGTAACACATCCCGGCGGGAATTTGGTTGGCTCGCAACAAAGCACAAAGCAGATGACTCTTGGCGTAGCAGTATCCAATCCCCTGCGACAGCACGTCCGACGCTCGGCATGTCACTGGGTTGCGCTGTTCATCTCCGGTGTGCAGGATCGCGTCACGCACAAACTCAAAACAGTTCTTCGCGGTTTCCTCCATCGATGCCCCCGCCAGCTTGCGTGCACATTCAACGATGTCCGGATGGCTAGCATCAATGTCCTCGCAATGCCCAAGGTAGTCGTCTGGATTGAGAGATGAACTCATGTCGGTTCCGTTGGTCAGTCTTGGAAAATAAAGCGTGCGAAGGACGGTGCAGAAAACAAGTCGCATAGGCTCCCAGCCTGTGATTGCGAAGAACACAGGCTGGAAGCCTATGCCACACTTTCTGTGCAAATAACGCCCGTTGGTACACGGACAAGCCTAACCACCGGCAGGTTCATTCAGCTCAAGTGCCGCCCGCAAGAACGCCTTGAAGTTGAGCAGGTCACCTGGTGGACTGCCAGAGAACCATGATCCCAATTCATCATCGGGATAGATGGAAAACCTCAAACGCAACTCTCGAACAAAATCGTCCGGTGTCGTGCACTCCAATAGTCCCAAGGCCCGCTTTGCAAAAGCCTTGCTATGACCAGGAGTGTCAACGGCCGCATCGATTGCCGCTTCGCGTTCCCAGTGCATCAAAATTGAATAAGCAATTTCGTGATTCAAGAAACGCAAGCTCGATGGATCGTCATAAAAATGTGGGCGGAATTCCAGCAGCTGACAACTTGCAGAACCGTACTCGGCAATCGCAATGTCCTCGCGGGCTTGATAGAGAGCATTTTCCAACGCAGCAATCCGTCGCTGATGCCGGAACTGGCTACCGACGAGCGCAAGTCCCAAAGCAACAACAAGGACCGTGGTCAAAATCTGCGTCAATGTAAAACGCATGAAGCTCCTGTTCTGCTCAAGTGCGGTCAAACGGAAGCATCCTTCTTACTCAGCATTTGTCTGCTTGCGAAATTGTAACCCCAAAACGCTGCTGACAACACGAGCAGAATGGTTCCAATCCAGCTGGCCGCCCATGCTCGGAAAACTTGATGGGCCAGCGGTCCGGCGGGCTGCTGCCAAAGCTGAAATTGCCCAAACGCAAAAATGGCCACGCCGAAAGCAACAACCACTACTCCGAATCGAAATGGATTCATCCAGCTCGATTGTGATTGGTCGACGTCCTTCTCCATCGTCACGTCTTTCTTCACCGGCTTCTTGAAACGGGTGCCAAGTTGGAAACACAGAAAGAACGCGACAGTGAAGATCAGCGTTGATGCGAGGTCCGCGGGCGATAGCAAGGTCGCACCGCAGGAACAGGCAAAGGCAATCTCCGCTGTTTGCAGAAGCTTGCTCCGACGCCACCGCAAAAGCAGTGAGACGAGCCCAAGAACGGCGGGCAAGACGAGCTCAAAGATACCAACAGAAAGGTGCATGGCTGAATTCTCCAACAAACAAATGGACTGGAAAGTTCGCCGAATGCACTTCGTCGACCATTGGTCACGAAAGGGAAGCGATCAAATGATCTTATTGCCCCAACTTGGTCGAGTCAAATTGCCCGTCACGAATCAATTGTCGGTCGATCACAATCCAAACAAACCCAAAAGGACGACGATGGTGATGGCCTCGCGATAAGCGATCAGTCGCGTTGCAAACAAATCCGCGACCAATCGATTCCAGAATTCGCGAATGAACCATGCGGAGATGAACATCATGATCAGGTACCGTACAAAGTCGATCAACGATGTGAGCACCACGCCTTGGATGGGAACGCCCTGGGCTTTGTCAGAAAAAGCGAACGTGATGAACCCTGTCCCCGCCGAGTACAAAATCAGGAGAAGGTTGAATCCGAGAGTGATCGTGGGATGAGGGGCTTTCACAATTGGCTCCGATACCGTGGCTCATAAGAATCTCGATGATCGACGAATTCACGCGTACTCGCTGGGTCCCAACATAACCGTCTCTGAAACGCCGCTTTCGGTTTCAAATCGGACGTAGCCATCTGCCTCGACCAGCGAGCGTTCTTCGTCAGTCAGTTCTTCTTCGAACTGTCGCTGGATCAACTCGGTGTCGATGTACTTGACCGCCAACTTCGCTGAAACCGTCGTCGCCACAATCACCACGGACAGAATTCGCATTCCAGGATAAGGCAAGAA
It encodes:
- a CDS encoding HlyD family efflux transporter periplasmic adaptor subunit gives rise to the protein MNCLLNRMTRAAVAAFCVILGANSLLALDDAPKDKEAEKAAEPVKVQGTFEATRSWELNHGLDQFGELEIKKILPHGTDVKEGQTVVWFDTESIDKKLSAAEIDIRLARITAADEQFAFDQFVAAQKLDREDAERARQSAKQAYDNYLQVDRDRKIKSAEFDIKSSKASLENAAEELKQLQQMYDADDLTEESEEIVLKRAKRSVESAQFRLESTEIRSKRTMEQSIPAEDAQTEATWERAQMAYEKTLRNLDSAKKKRDIERRKAAEALAEREADFEELRQQRKAIVIKAPGGGILLYGELNRGALNAKPSPIKAGAKVSTDQVIATVVQPKKMRVRLTLSESDLAGIKTGDSCVIKPAIDPKAEVKGVVDSIATVPFMGAKFDATVKVVGQLPDAVKPTMTATVELTK
- a CDS encoding transglutaminase-like domain-containing protein; this encodes MSSSLNPDDYLGHCEDIDASHPDIVECARKLAGASMEETAKNCFEFVRDAILHTGDEQRNPVTCRASDVLSQGIGYCYAKSHLLCALLRANQIPAGMCYQRLSVDGDGPPFCLHGLNAVHLPGHGWVRIDARGNKPGVNAQFDPPREQLAFATEMEGECDLPEIWPKPHPAVAERLRRHDDWLELAEDLPDVD